TTCATCAATATCAAATCTCGCAAAGAACTTTTGCACTTCAATTTTTGACACATCAAATGGAAAATTCCTTACATAAGCACACGTCTTAGGGCTGGAATGACCTTCCCGGTAACTCTTGTCTGATATGGCCTGTCCAAAATGATCTCTGTCCGGTGATCTTTTCCTCTCACAAGAGTCAATTATTTTCAACATTGACTTTCTTGAAATTGGGAAAATGTACACAGGACGATTGAGAAGAACCTTTCTATGACATTCCAAAGCAGCCTGATATTCTCTCTCACTCCTTAACACTACAAAGGCATCTCTAGTCCTTTTCTGATGCTTATCTGTTAGAATCTTGATCTGTTTGCTGTGTATATCcagatcaggaaaaaaatctctcaAATCTCTCTTCTCCACATTAAAAGACAGATTTCTTAAGTGTATGTAATattcctggctgggagatgAACGAGAATGTGTTCTTTGTCTCCTTGGTGACCTTGAACGAGAATGCTTCCTTGAATGCATGTAGCCTGAACTTTTTGGAGAATGGTCTTCGCACAAAAAGTGATCCATTTCATCTGGCATGTCTATCCTCCCACCACATTCAATCCACCGTTCCTCTGTAGTTGGACTAATTTCTATAAACCTCTGATCCATGTATTGTCTATGACGCTTAAGTCCTTCTAAGGCATCACCAGGTGTAGCACATTTTACCAAGCAATCACCATTGTTTAAACCATTGCGGTGCTTTATCAGAATCACCCCATCCACACGTATCCCCGAAAGGAAAGCACGTACTTCAACTTCCGTTGCAGAGTAAGGTATGCCACGCAGAAATAGGTAACGATCATCTGGGTTAAATGGGTGAGAATCCTTTCTTAACTGATAGTTTGATTTAGGTATACCCATATCACCGTATCTTGTGCCGTTGGTATGGAAACCAGCCTCCAGGCGACTTGGTGGCCCGTAACTAGGTTTTCTTATTCCTTTTGGAGAAGCTGCAACTAAATGTGGTATATCTCCAACACTTGATGTACTAGAACCATTAGTACCTGTTCTTCTAGAGCCAGACATAGTTTCTCGTCCCCCACGGTCAAATCGTTTCCGGCTCATTTCTATGGTATTCTGCATCTCTGCCTTGCTGCTGAGAAAGAGCTCTATGCGCGAGTCCTTGATAAACCCTCCCGAACAGCTCATGGCACGCCGTGCATCTTCATCTGTTGCAAATATAATAAAAGCCTCCCCAATCTCTCCTCCAATAATATGCACACCTCCATCAGGAATATTCAATCCCAAGAAGAAACGACGAATATCTGGAGGACCCGCAACAACAGGAAGCCCCTGTAAACGGATGACTACAGCCATGCTGAGCTCAACCCACAGCAAAAATCACCTGCAGACAAAAAGGTACACATGATAGCACGTCTTTAGTACTCAGCTATTACAGTATCTTATCACTTAAGAAGCTAGAGCCTTTTTAATGAATGCCCTTGTCTCATCAAGAGAGAAAGtatcaaaaaacccacaagttcACAAGAACAAGATTAAAACACAATTCACTGAATGTTGATTAGTCAGAACAATTAGCTACTCCACCAGCACACGTGCACAAATCTATCACTATTCCCTGCCCTAAGGGCAACAAAATCCACCTAAGTCACTCCTCACCATCCACAATACCTAAAGAACACCTCAAGTCTTTCACGGCATAGTTACTACATGCCAGAGATCTCTGCCCAGTCctaaggaacaaaaaaaatccagtttacTTTTGAACAAGACACTAGCTgataaaaggagaaaggaaaaagaataacTATGTCACTGGAAAATGAAGTAATTCAGAAACAGTGATGACTTTACTGCTTTGACAAGTTCCTCTACCCAGTGATCAGTTCTGTTCAATAATGTATGTTTTCTCAGCATTCAAAAATGTTGTCTCTTTGACGTAGTCAGAGTATTAATTGCGGCGGCCACAATCATATCCTAGTTGCCAGCCACAAGtctgtgaggaaaaaaggctgtGTATGATCTTGTCACAATACTCAGTGAGAAGTGTTAAGCTTTTGGCAGCTTACCTGTTTCTGCTTTGGAGACCTGATAAATTCTGTAAAATCAACTTAACtgtggaaagaaaatgaaacataatTAATGGCTGATACCTGTACTTTGCTTTACACACTGTGCTACACTGCTGCAGCCCATCCATAGCAGTGGCTAATACTAAAACCAAGCATGTTATGAACCCATGTGAAGAACTCCTTCCATGTTCCAAGATGCCATGCACTGCATCTTTCTGTTTCCATTTTAGaagcaaaagaaattcaaaatttAAGTTGACTTCTGGAAACGATGAAAATACGATGAGATTACTTGGTCATCAGTTGTGCCACTGAACTGTTGCAATGAAACAGACTGACAGTGTATCGAGGGAACAGTTCTCAACTGAGTTCTTCAAAGTTGCTTAGGTCCATCTCAGGATTACAGGACATGTCCATTCTTCTGAAATCCACCTGGTTTCAAAGTTCACAACAAGAATATGCTACTCACCAGTCCAGCACTGCACTTAACATACACAGTGAAGACCATCAAATGAAAGAGCGAAAATATCCAACAAGGAGAAACTTCAGAAAGTACCTGAATTTACAAAGCCAACTTCAGTATTTTCCTTACATCATTACTGCCTTTCAAACATAAGAACAAGAAAAGCTTGAAAACACTGACTTAAACATACCCCGATTTTCAACATTTTCTAACATCACACAATAAATAGCACAATATTCTCAGAACAAGCACAAGCCTCTGTAGCAGATTACTGCATCcctttaaaacaaacacaacaGCCCAACACTCTGATCATTTGAGAACACTCCCCTACAAAGCTTGCTCTATAAAGCACTAGATCCTGATGATGAGTTATCTATCAATAACCATAACTGTCACTCCACCTGAACTTAGCAAAACAAGACCAAAATCCAAATTCTCTAACTAATGGACTCTGTGTCACTTCTGCACCAGTACTCTGTAAGCACAACAAACCGAAAACAACTGCCCATTTAGAAACTTCACTAAAGACCATCTGTTCTGTGTACTTTTGTGGTGAGTCGACCCCAGCCAGCACCCACACAGCCGATTGTTCACTCCTCGTCCCCATCAGCAGGATGGGAAAGAACAAAGTCGAGAAAACTTGTGGGTCAAGATAGAGACAGTTTCATCAGTGGAAcgaaaaatgcaaaacaaaggAAATCTCTCACCACCTCCCACAAGCTGACTGATGTCCAGCCTTCCTCCAAATAACTGCCTTGGGagtcaagaaaaaaatccccccaaagaaaccaaaaccatcAAACAAAATACTTCTTCCTCTACCTCAGTTTTTGTTGCCAAGCACGACGTTACATGTCACAGAATATCGCTTTGAtgagtttgggtcagctgttcCAGCCATATTCCCTCACAGCTTCTCACCTACTCTGAGCACACTCACTCGAGGAACAGAGTAGGGAAAATAGATAAAGCCTTGATACTGTGCAAGTGCTGTTCAGCCACAGCCAAAACACCGATGTGTTGTCAACATTCTTTTAGCCACAAATCCAAACTGAACTGTATGGGCTGCTGTGAAGAACgttaactccatcccagccagacccagaaCACTTTACAACGTGTCTTCTCAACAGATGCAATGGCAGTGCCAAAAAGCATGGAGAATTCAAGGGAAGAATTTTCATATGGCACCTTCGTGTCTTGAAAAAGCAAATCCGCTGCCCTGCTACTTCATGGCGTATTTAATCTGTAGTACTTCTGGATTCACAACTCCGTTTTCTTATCCCAATTTTTAAACATCATTCACAACAGCTCTCCTCCATAATTCTTCGGTGATAAACAGCAAGTTCTCCACGATGCACCAGGGATATAATACACAACCTTCAGTGGTGAAAACCAGACACACTGATTCCAGATCATAATGTCATCTCTAAGAAGTCCACAAACAAATACAAGTTCAAATAATCAGCTCTTACTGACTGTAAGTAAACAATCAAGCATGGGCAGAAAGCATAGACAAGCCATCCAACAATTTAAAGTGCATAACCAAAAAAAGTTGACTTGTCATGAAAAGTAAGAGCAATTCATTAACTAAACAAGGACTTCAGAGAGCAAGGATTTGGAGAACAGACAACTTCATGCCACAAGTTAAAAGCACAGAAGTACATACAGTTTCATGAAATTTTATATATAAGCAAAATTGGCTAGAAAACAGTACAATACCTATTCTTCCACGGCCCCGGGAAATTCCAAACATCATTAAAACCGTTTAAGTAATCCACATCTTGTAAACACAGTAGGAAACTAAGTCTGCACTAGACTAGTATTTTTATCATAACACTGAAAGATTACACAGACTGTATGCAAGCTAGAAAGAACACCCACAGAAATACCCCGACTACGAAACTGGAGCAGTATAAAATAACCAGCGGAACAGGGAAAGGTTTCTTACTCTGTTCCTCAAAATAAGCCTTAAATAGAGGAAGCAGCCTGCTACTAATAGCAGTTTTCACAGTGCAGAGGGAAAACGTgagtgagctctgcagctgggccCGCTACACGGTCGAATGCAGCACGGAACCGCTTCCGAGCAAGTGGCCCTGCCGGCGCCAGCGCTGCTGGAGGGCCCGGCCGCGGGcggcagggcagggaacgggCGAGGGGACGGGGCGAGGGGAGGCCGCCCCGCGCCACACGCGCTTCGGCCCGCCGGAGCCGCCGGTGCTCCGCCCCCACGAAGAAGCCCGTCTGCTGCCCGACACCGGGACAGGGCTGAGGGAGGCACCGGGAGCGGGAAAGGGGGGTGGGAAGcccagggacaggagggggcCGGGGCACACGGAGCGGCCGCGCAGCGGTTCCGCGAGGGTCGGGCAACTGAGAACCGGCAAACTCCGCGCCGCCCTCGGCCACATGCCGCACCGCGGGGAGGCGTGCTCTGTCCCTCATGCCATCCATCCGCGCACCCACCGGACACGCCGCTCGGACGGGGCCCGCAGCTCCCGGCACGGCTCCGCCAAGATGGCGCCGCCTccacagcccccccccccacgcTGAAGAGAAGCTGCGCTGCGCGAGCGCTTCCGGCCCGCGAGCGCGGGCCTGCGCGCGCACCCTCCGGGCGGGCCGCAGAACGCCGCGACCCCGCCCCCTCCGCTGCAGCCGCGCCTGCGCGGGCCGCGCGCCCCCGTCGGCGAGGGGCGAGGCGCTGCAGGTAGTGCGCATGCGCTGTCTGCCCTGGACGTGCGTCTGCGCTCCCCATCTAAGTAGATCTGATGGAGCTGCATAATTATAGATCTGTATGATTATAGATTTGTATAGTGATAGACCTGTACGATGATAGATCTGCATATAGACATCGATCGCGCGGTGGCCGAGTGCCGCTGCCGTGCGGAGCGCTGTCTCAGGCTCGTTGCCGTTCGTGCCGGCGCGTGCCGAGCCTCGGGCACCCCTCACCGCCGCTCCTGCAGTACCTGCAGTCCCTACAGACACGGTGTCTAACCCATCTCGGGGCTAGCTCAAGTCGGAGTTGTGAGAGGAAAggaaggcagggatggaggaatggaagagaaggaaaggttcaaggtggaggaaagggaagggCACAGGCAGAGTACTTTGGTTGTGCAAGTAAGGTATTTTATCCTAATGTTTATCCTACCTGCTTTTCCCTGTCTTTGTTCTCCCCTGTCTTCCTATGCTTATCAGTACTTGCCTGCTCCATtttacatagaaaaaaaaatctgtactaTTTATGATTGATTCACCTAGCAGTGTTGCCGATTTTAGGAGCTTTCTCAACACAGGCAGAGTCTTGTTTAGAAAAAAGACATTGTTTATTCTGTGCAGGGTACAAGGTGGAGGTTTCCACAAATCAAGCACACCAAGCGGTAAAAAGTTACATCTTTACACAGTCAAATTTATATAAACTTGAGCGTGGGGACAGATAATTTGACTTGAAAACATCAACTCAACTTTTAAACGTTTGTTGAGCCAGCAAAATAAATTCAGTGAGAAATAAACCATGCTAATGTCGAAAATCATAATAGGGTATTAGCATGCAGGAGAGGGACAGtgagaaataattaaaatccaGGACACGGTGTCTTGCCAAGTTTTGGTAACATCTGAGGGAATGGGACAGGAGGCAAGAGGCAGAAACATGCACAGAAATTTCCACCTGAGCATGAAGAACtttgctgtgcagctgctcaAGAACAGGTTGCTCACAGAGAtggtggagtctccctcactgatTCAAGAACTGTCTGGTCACaaccctgtgccatgtgctctgggatggccctgcttgagcagggaggctggaccagatgacccactgtgctcccttccaacctgacacattctgtgattctgtggaatGTGAACAGAAGTGTGCTGACAAAGGTGTAAGAGGTAAAGGGGAGTAACTTTGGTTGTGCATCCATTGCTCTACGCATATTTTGTGGTTTCACCTTGTAACAACTTTCCTCTCTGGGGAGAAATTACAAACACGTGTTACATCTGTATGATGTACTGTGCACCAGTTCTAGAGACGAGGTACCGGAACATGCGTACCGGGCTCGGAGTCCTCTCGGTTCTTGCTCCCGCTCTCGCACAGGACGAACAAAACCCTCTGCAGACCGCCTACATGAACCCGGGCTTGTGCAAAGCGGACGCTTTGCGTGCTGCGCCGACGGGCCCTGGGCGCTCGCCGTACCGCGCGGCTCTGGCCAATCGGCGTGCGCGGGGGGGCGTGCGGTGGCCATGGCGACGCAGGGCCGCGGgaccgctgctgccgccgccgcgctgCTCACGGCGCTGTCGGCGGCGCTGCCTCCCGCCCGCGGCTTCTCCGTCCCGCTCCAGCGCCCCGCCGACTGCGGCGCCGACCGCTACTTCGACAGCTCCCGCCTGGCCTGCGCGCCCTGCGGGGCCCACCAGCGGCAGAGCGCCGGCGGTGAGCGATGGGGGAGGCGGCGCCGCCGGCGCCTCGGGGCAGGCGGGACTCGGGCGGCTCCGCGCTGAATCCGCTCGCAAGCAGCGGGAGATGCACAGTCGGGGCTCAGGCTGTGGCGGTAAAACAGCAGCCCCCGGGCACGTCTGGGAAAGCCGCGAAAGGGCCAGGATCCCGCAAAGACCTAAgagcccccagcacagctgtgatGTATCTGAGATACAGCTCAGAGAAATGACTGTACACCTTTTttaataatctttttttcctcaaacaTTATAGGCATTTGCATTTTCATGTGTAAAACTACACTGAATTTATGTTCTCGAACACTTCTGTAACTTGAAACTCATTGTCAAAACTTGAATTGGTCTGAGATACCAAGTGTCTGAGATCCTCAGGCTGTGCCCATGCTCGTCCGAGTCCCACGCTGGAACTTGGAGCAGATACAACACGGCTGGACAGTACTAAATGGAAAATACAGATAGTTGGTTTCTTTAGGGCATAAGGACGTATTAAAGGGTCCATCTTTTATAAATACACAGTCCAACAAGAGTGGGGGTTCCCTGTTGTTTGTACAGACACAAATTTGAGACTAAGACCAACAGCATCTCTTCAGAACTGGTACTTCAGTCAGAAGCAGTGATGCGGATGGCTGTCTTCACAACTGCTGCATAAAAGCTGGTCACCTTTTCCACCACTGCCATGGTACCCTAAAGAGTAATCCCATAGTGcacttactgaaaaaaaatacattattttttttcagatcccCTGATGACATGGGTATCTAGATCCATACCTCCCTTTTAGGCTGAATCTTCCTCTAAATCAAGGGCTTCAAGGAGAGGAAAATTCCAAGGGGAGGTTAggggtttattttttcctgcagatCTGTCTGGAGCAGTGTAGGTAGGTGCCACCTGGTGCAGTTTGCATCTTGACTGAATTCCACTTTTGATTGCCCATATACTCCCTGGCTAGCTCATCACTGTGGATTCTGCTTTCAAGTGACATGCCTAAAAATCTAGGTATTGTCACCGTGAGTGTTGCAAGTCAGACTTTGCATTGATCTAATCcagttgggctttttttctttagaattaAGTATAAATGGTTGATCATTTTGACAAATGTTTCTGTACAACTGGTCTCATTAGAATGTGTACTTTAAGGTTATATAACTTTTCACACAATTTGACATTATTTTTACCTGCACAGTTCAATAAGCTTCAATGATAAAAACAGTTTATTAGTATATATAATCTATTTTGGTTTGTAGTATGTGTTTAAAAGTACAGAGAGAAATCCATGAGAGTGAGACTGGAAAAGTTCCTAAAAAAAGTTGTTGAGCACTAGCAGATGGGCATTATACTGTGCCATGAAAGTAGTGTTTTATTTCATATAAAATGTTAACTGTGTTCTGTTCACTCACTGAAAACCATTCAATATAAACCTTGATCCCCgtgcacagttttaaaagtttaaaacaGCTTTCCATACAACAGTTATATTTTGAAAAACCTTTTCATAGGAACACATTTTGGTTTTAGGACTGACTTcatattgaaaaaataaaacctgtatACAAACATATAATGCTGGTGTTGTAGAGAGGGAAGACTGTGGCAAGATTTAGATGGAGAGATTATATCTATTACAGACCAACTGGTAAAGTTTGGTTTAATTAACAAAGCCCATAAAATACAAGCTCCAGGTCCCTGTTTCACCCTGGTAGATCAGTCAGCCTTGTAACATTCTCCTCAAACGTCTGTGTGCAAACTGTAACACTCTACTGAaggtaaattttttaaaaagcaagatgATTTTCGTGCACATCTCATTTAGGTATTTTTATGTGTCTATCTCATCTTGATTTCTTGAGAACAATTGCAGTTGTTCTTAGTATTCTGTTACAACCAGTCAGTTTTATATAGATTAAAAGTacgtctgttttgttttttttaaggtagTTCCTGTGTATGTGAGCCAGGATACAGGATGATTTCTAGTAATGGTGGGTTCTCTGTTACTTGTGAAAAATGCCCAGAAAATATGGTAAGTATTGAACTTTTCATGTTTGCCATAATGATATAATACTAATCATAATTGTACAAACCATAATCattatgtttttttaattttaaattttatcctGATTGCAagttattttcattaatttaaaatatttttacataatAGTCTTTGCTTGGGAATTTTTAAGACCATGCTTATagctattatttttttaacttagaATTGTCTATTACTATTATTTTGCAGGCATTTTTTCATTAGGAGTTTGACTCCACAGacaaaataagaattttttaaagtgtttcagttccttccACTGCTCTTCTTCTGTACTTTGTCCTTGCCCAGACAGCACAACTCTGTAGTGTTAAAGATCCTTTTCAGCTCATAGGTATCTTAACTgattatttatataaatactATTATTGTAATATTTAGGCTGTATCTTTATAATCCCTGATATTTCATCTTCTTACTTCAAAATGTGTTGCTCCTACTATGTTACTTTAATTATAAATACAGTTTGGTCAGTTCTTTTAACCTTCCTTGACAAATTAAGTTACAATTTTGTCATAATCACAGCATTGAGCCAGAGACACCAGGCTTAACCAGATTTTTCCCACTGTAGTAAACAAAGGAATGTATTTTTCCAGCAAATCAACTTTTGAGGGTGAAGCCTTCCTGAATACTTCTTTCCCTTCAATAACTCTAGAATAACTCTCAGGAGAGCAGATTAGTTGCCTGACTTATGTGTTTAGTGGCTAATGGGCAATGTAGgtaatttcccttttcttcccatCTTCTTGCTGTGTTAGACAAAGACTTTGGCACACATTCCTTTGTGTTGTGATATTTTGctgtttcttcctctttcctgcAATGGTGGCATTTGCCTTTGGTCTACTGCCAAGGCTTTTGCAGAGATAAAATGATGATAGTGGGGAAGAGAGTAACAGCAGTAGCACTTGAGGATAAGCAATTATCTTCATTTTCCTCAGTGGTTTTTATCTGTTGTGCAGTTTACTTTGTAGTATATAATAAGTGTGGATGTGAACTGTCTGGGTAGGTACAAAATTCCAAGCAATTATATAAGCTGCTTCACTTAGAACTCCTCCATTTCCATTACTTCTGTATATTTATATGTA
This genomic interval from Aphelocoma coerulescens isolate FSJ_1873_10779 chromosome 2, UR_Acoe_1.0, whole genome shotgun sequence contains the following:
- the RBM12B gene encoding RNA-binding protein 12B, with translation MAVVIRLQGLPVVAGPPDIRRFFLGLNIPDGGVHIIGGEIGEAFIIFATDEDARRAMSCSGGFIKDSRIELFLSSKAEMQNTIEMSRKRFDRGGRETMSGSRRTGTNGSSTSSVGDIPHLVAASPKGIRKPSYGPPSRLEAGFHTNGTRYGDMGIPKSNYQLRKDSHPFNPDDRYLFLRGIPYSATEVEVRAFLSGIRVDGVILIKHRNGLNNGDCLVKCATPGDALEGLKRHRQYMDQRFIEISPTTEERWIECGGRIDMPDEMDHFLCEDHSPKSSGYMHSRKHSRSRSPRRQRTHSRSSPSQEYYIHLRNLSFNVEKRDLRDFFPDLDIHSKQIKILTDKHQKRTRDAFVVLRSEREYQAALECHRKVLLNRPVYIFPISRKSMLKIIDSCERKRSPDRDHFGQAISDKSYREGHSSPKTCAYVRNFPFDVSKIEVQKFFARFDIDEDDIYLLYDEKGVGLGEALVKFKSEEQAMKAENLNRQTFLGTEVLIRLISQDQMQKFGVAAPLSAPNEMHGRSHLYDRGDLSRPVGSPSGPPQGPPMHSFGPPGNFRHHSEFRNPPEDFICPPKNFRGPPPLMDFGGDNEPFGRMEFGNNKMGNFPEGRFMPDPNFSGGSERVVPILLKNLPFKATPNEILDFFYGYRVIPESVSVQYNEQGLPSGDAIVAMTNYEEAMAAINELNDRPIGPRKVKLSLL